In Mycobacteriales bacterium, one DNA window encodes the following:
- a CDS encoding TIR domain-containing protein produces MPVFISYSRIDETVVKTLAQGLEAAKRDVWSDHNLAGGDVWWDAILANIRSSEVFLFALSDASLNSKPCRLELDYALALERPVLPVQVGAVTSLRANPLAELQIIGYRADDAHSGFAVLSAVEEATQRVRPLPEPLPPPPPIPFKYLLALGQQIDSTELSVEEQKAVVDQLRRALDEETDESVRRDILGMLRNLDSKPFTTKRTQKGIAALLLVHGPDGEAGTADTSTPAEVAAGPAVPAAGGSTSRPADPSATAPTAGGTGVTGPVTPEPDPRDWFAERLELLQQQRQAAAQRLDPDPAPWRPATDAAAQWRGSFGGTESADAGRPQERPSYFAAPPQSPPSGNAVAGPGALQPQGQGWAPGPVPPPPSQQPAPSPPNYWAMSVIAFVLSLLFGGVAMYFSYQVGQRYRTADLEGARRASAKAKSWGIVGIVVGSLFWIVVGL; encoded by the coding sequence ATGCCTGTTTTCATCAGTTACTCGCGAATCGACGAAACGGTCGTCAAGACGCTGGCCCAAGGTCTCGAGGCCGCCAAGCGGGATGTGTGGTCCGACCACAATCTCGCCGGCGGGGACGTCTGGTGGGACGCCATCCTGGCCAACATCAGGTCGTCGGAGGTCTTTCTCTTCGCCCTGTCCGACGCCTCCCTGAACTCCAAGCCCTGCCGGCTCGAGCTCGACTACGCGCTGGCGCTCGAACGTCCCGTCCTGCCCGTGCAGGTGGGTGCGGTCACCAGCCTGCGCGCCAACCCGCTCGCCGAGCTGCAGATCATCGGCTACCGCGCGGACGACGCCCATTCCGGGTTCGCCGTGCTGTCCGCCGTCGAGGAGGCGACGCAGCGGGTCCGGCCGCTGCCGGAGCCGCTCCCACCGCCACCGCCCATCCCGTTCAAATACCTGCTGGCCCTGGGCCAGCAGATCGACAGCACGGAGCTCTCGGTCGAGGAGCAGAAGGCCGTGGTCGATCAGCTCCGCCGCGCCCTGGACGAGGAGACGGACGAGAGCGTCCGCCGCGACATCCTCGGCATGCTCCGCAACCTCGACAGCAAGCCGTTCACGACCAAGCGGACGCAGAAGGGGATCGCCGCCCTCCTGCTCGTGCACGGTCCGGACGGAGAGGCAGGCACAGCGGACACCTCGACCCCGGCCGAGGTCGCGGCCGGGCCGGCGGTCCCGGCGGCGGGCGGGTCGACGAGCCGGCCCGCGGACCCGTCGGCGACCGCGCCGACGGCGGGTGGGACCGGGGTCACCGGGCCGGTGACCCCGGAGCCGGACCCGCGCGACTGGTTCGCCGAGCGGCTGGAGCTGCTGCAGCAGCAGCGGCAGGCGGCGGCGCAGCGCCTCGACCCCGACCCGGCGCCGTGGCGGCCGGCCACCGACGCGGCCGCCCAGTGGCGCGGGTCGTTCGGCGGGACGGAGTCGGCCGACGCCGGACGACCGCAGGAGCGGCCCTCATACTTCGCGGCCCCGCCGCAGTCGCCGCCGTCCGGGAACGCCGTCGCCGGCCCGGGCGCGCTCCAGCCGCAGGGCCAGGGATGGGCTCCCGGGCCGGTGCCCCCGCCTCCATCCCAGCAGCCGGCGCCGTCACCACCGAATTACTGGGCCATGAGTGTGATCGCGTTCGTGCTCTCGCTGCTGTTCGGCGGAGTCGCCATGTATTTCTCCTATCAGGTCGGCCAGCGTTACCGGACGGCTGATCTCGAAGGCGCCCGCCGGGCATCCGCCAAGGCGAAATCCTGGGGAATCGTCGGCATTGTCGTCGGCAGCCTCTTCTGGATCGTCGTCGGCCTGTAG